One Tachysurus vachellii isolate PV-2020 chromosome 14, HZAU_Pvac_v1, whole genome shotgun sequence genomic window, GAACTGAATTATCTACAACGGAAACTGAACCAAGATCCACATCAGCATCAATTTCTGCAGCAGTTACCTCAGTACCTGAACCAGTTCATATTCTACAGGCAGAAAATGATGAAacaacatctacagtacattcacctgaaaattgtacaggaactAAATTATCTACAATGGAAACTGAACCAATCACCACATCAGAATCAACTTTTGCAGCAGTTACCTCAGTACCTGAACCTGTTCATATTCTAGGggcagtaaatgatgaaacaacctctactgtacattcaccagaaaattgtacaggaactgaaatATCTACAATGGAAAGTGTACCAAAAACCACATCAGCATCAACTTCTGCAGCAGTTTTCTCAGTACCTGAACCAGTTCATATTCTAGGggcagtaaatgatgaaacatCCTCCAGTGTACATTCACcagaaaattgtacaggaactgaatTATCTATAATGGAAACTGAACCAATAACCACATCAGCATCAACTTTTGCAGCAGTTACCTCAGTACCTGAACCAGTTCATATTCTAGGggcagtaaatgatgaaacaacctctactgtacattcaccagaaaattgtacaggaactgaaatATCTACAACGGAAAGTGTACCAAAAACCACATCAGCATCAACTTCTGCAGCAGTTATTTCAGTACCTGAAACAGTTCATATTCTAGGGacagtaaatgatgaaacaacatctacagtacattcaccagaaaattgtacaggaactgaatTATCTACAATGGAAACTGAACCAATAACCACATCAGCATCAACTTTTGCAAGTACAACATCCTTATCAACTACTTCTGAGCCAAGTACTATACCTGCAACTTCTTCTATTGGGGCAACAACTGATGCAGCCATCACACTACCTACAACAAGCTACATAAATACTGAATTTTCAACAAGTACTGAGATTTATACACTTGAAAGTATTGAAACAAGTACAATATCCTTATCAACTACCTCTGAGCCAAGTACTATACCAACAACTACTTCTATTGGGGCAACAACTGATGCAGCCATCACACAACCTGCAACAAGCTACATAAATACTGAATTTTCAAGCCCTGAGACTGAAACAAGTCCCATATCATTAGAATCTCCAGCAGAGATGACCTCTCTAACTATAAGTGTTATCACACATAATGCAGTCAATGATGATTCAAAATCTACAGAACCTACAACAGAAAACTGCACAAGTACTGACATATCTACACAGGAAAGTGAAATAATAACCACAACAGAAGCAACTACTATAGAGCCCATCTCACTACTGGCAACTGCTACTCTTGAAGCAACAAGCGATGCAACAACCAGCACAGAACCTACAATATCATGCAGCATGAGTGCTGAATGTTCGGCCACTGACAGTGAAACAAGTACTGTTTGGTTTGAAACTCCTGCAGTGATGACCTCGGTACAGAACCTACAACAGAAATCTGCTCATCTTTAAGCAAGGTCTGATGCAACAATCACCACAGGATCTGCATGATTGTTGAATGTTCGGCCATTGACAGTGAAACAAATACCATTTCATTAGGAACTCTTGCAGTGATGACCTCAGTACCTGCAACTGCCTTTAAAAAGTCTTTTTGTCCAAAAAAGAAGCAACATAAGTTGCTTTATATAAAGTTATCTACTAAATGCAATTGTAAAAATGtagtgtaataaaaatgtaatcaaaaaaatgcaatttaaagGCATTCAAATCCAGGATTACATGAGTCTTCTTCAGCATAAATTTCCACACATTCAGTAGTAGGAGTAGGATATGTCTTTCTGTATTTATGCAATTATTATACATTTCAAATTTCTTTTCCAAGTGCTTGTTTAAATAATTGACAAATAAATCTATTGTTGTCTGCTCATAATTACTGTTGCTGTTTCTCAACTTGAAATGGCTTTTAGTAAATAAAGCTTTATTACTACACAGCTGAATTTTGAGCTGCTATCATAAGAATGCATCAACAATATCTACAGCAGGCACATTTACTACAGCCAAACTACTTCAGCTGCAAAGATAACTTAGCTAATACACCTACGTTAAAATTGCCTGGTGCATTGTGTGAATAACAAGAAGTAGCACAAATGCAAAGATTTATACCACTAAATCTGATACATCCACACTGGCATTCATTATctcaacaaaataaaagaacattCTCTGTCTTTTGGTGCAATGTTGATCAGAAGGATATGATTATTTGCAGGCTCACGTACATGAGTTTCCTTTCTAGTGGAAATACTGATGAATATGTATGCAAATTTTCTGGCCAAGTACAAATAGGAATTCCTCACTTTGTCACTACAAGTCAAAGAGAAATGTGACCACCCTATAAAAAAACTGTCTTGGTCCATCAACCCAAGTGAACCTGATGGCTTGGTGTTTTTTCCCACATCACTGTAGATAAACACTTCAACACCACATATTCTAGTAAATCAGAACAATTTCATTTGAAACTACTACAAGCCACATATCAAGGTGTTCATGAACAGTAAGTAACATGCCTGATAAATTCCATTGAACAGCGTTTTTGTCAAGGCAGagaacattttctaaaatagGTTACAGGTGAATAAAGCCATTTGTTAAATCtgatttcttttactttctggTGGTCTCCACAGCACAGTGGAAAATTCCAGACAATAATCGAGATGCATTAACAAACTATCCTGGcaactaaaaaaaatagaataatatatattagtTTAAACAGTATTGGTAAAATATCAAAATGATTAAAGAGACCTAATATTTACTCTTACCACcagtattacatttaaaatgcaggtcactattttattcttatatatgcatctattattattattattattattattattattattattattaatgaaatagGCTTAAATATAGCCTTGGATTATTTTGAATAAGTGCAGGCATACGCACGTGCATATAAACTCTCTTTCCCAGAATGCGACACAATGATAAGGGCACCGATGGCTGTGTCCCAATAAGGCTGTGTTCTAAACCCATGTGCCCTGCGTAGTGCCCTACATGGGGATGACTGTGCCCTGCGTAGTGCCCTACATGAGAATGACTGTGCCCTGCGTAGTGCCCTACATGAGAATGACTGTGCCCTGCGTAGTGCCCTACATGGGGATGACTGTGCCCTGCGTAGTGCCCTACATGAGAATGACTGTGCCCTGCGTAGTGCCCTACATGAGAATGACTGTGCCCTGCGTAGTGCCCTACATGAGAATGACTGTGCCCTGCGTAGTGCCCTACATGAGAATGACTGTGCCCTGCGTAGTGCCCTACATGAGAATGACTGTGCCCTGCGTAGTGCCCTACATGAGAATGACTGTGCCCTGCGTAGTGCCCTACATGAGAATGACTGTGCCCTGCGTAGTGCCGTTCGCCGCAGCGACGTGATCAGTGCGCAGGTGTTTCTCAGAGGGAAGTGCGGGCTTTCTCCGGTTTCTGACTCCTATTtcttgttatttgtgtgtgatgcGTGAATAACGCGCGGAGGTCTCCATGTTCCCCGGGGTTTTACACGCCCTGCTGGCGGGGTTCCTCGGCGCAGTGGCCTCGTCCTCCGCCAAACTGTCTCTCGGCACGGATTATCTGAAAGGCGTGTGTGAGACGGGACTGAGGACGTGGGGAGAACAGAGGACATTCAGACACGCAGATGAGACAACCGCGTGTGAGTGGGTGCGTCATCACCGCCAATTCACTACGTCCAGTTATTTATTATGGggaaagtgggcggagcttgtgTTTATGATGAACAGCTATGAACAGTCTGCGTGAGTAAATGTACTGACaggtaaatgtgtaaatgatgTGTTTTAGCTGCACATTCCTCTCCGTCTGCTCTGCGGTGGGCTGCTCTTCACCTGTAATGCTGTGATGTGGACGTTCCTGTCGAAGGCTCTCAGGTACTCTTCATCCTCTGCCCGAACCACTGTGACCACCACTGCCTCCAACTTCATCTCCTCTGTGAGTTCTTCATGAAGTAATCAGACGTTTTTTAACATTCATTGGTGTGGAACATGAACAGAAAACAAGTTCTCATTTATGGCACATCAGgtactgtctgtctctgtctctgtctctgtctctctgtctctctctctctctctctctctctctctctctctctctctgtctctctcttcctctttctctctctctcgctgtctctctgtctctctctgtcttgctgtctctctctctctctctctctctctctctctctctctctctctctctctctctctctctctctctcactctctctgtctctctctgttaaatagttgtaaaataaatgtcttctaACGGAAATGTCTTCATCCTATCAGTGATAGTCCCCTCTGACAGTACCTGAACTGCaagaaacatttgtttattttgttttatacacTTATATTATTACATCACAAATTTGCATACAATTGTTTAGAATGTTAAAATGATGACAGTCTGTGTGATGCTGGAACATTGGTTTAGTGTCCTGCATGATGCTAGCAGTGTGTAATTGTGGTTCCATGTTTTTGCCCTTCACATTTTTTTACctcttattaaaaattatttaatttgatttaatccCACATGACATTCAGTACTGATTGTGTGTCTATGCCGTTTCTGTTTTGTTCCTCAGGCACTCCTTGGGCAGCTTATCTTTGGGGACAGCCTCGTCGCTCTGTGGTGGGTCGGGGTCTCACTCACACTATCGGGTCTCCTGGTGCTACAACGCTCTTCctccacaaatacacactctgaGACCTCAAAGAAAGATGAATGAGACCATGTTAACTGAAGACGCATGTCATGATGAACATCATCGGCTTTCTGCGATTTAAAGAGCGGTCACCAAAAGTAATCAAACTATATTTGAGCGTTAAAACAGTCCAGCCAAAAAATACTAATGTGGCTAGCAAAAAATTAAAGATGACACCACAAAAAGTTTAGAAAAGGTCTACAGTAGAATATATAAACTTGGCTATGGTTTAGAACAAGTAAGGGATTTCTTTAGA contains:
- the LOC132856704 gene encoding transmembrane protein 42 — translated: MFPGVLHALLAGFLGAVASSSAKLSLGTDYLKGVCETGLRTWGEQRTFRHADETTACEWLHIPLRLLCGGLLFTCNAVMWTFLSKALRYSSSSARTTVTTTASNFISSALLGQLIFGDSLVALWWVGVSLTLSGLLVLQRSSSTNTHSETSKKDE